The Candidatus Sysuiplasma jiujiangense genome includes a window with the following:
- the carA gene encoding glutamine-hydrolyzing carbamoyl-phosphate synthase small subunit, translating into MKTDGILLLEDGTSFEGRIFGSATESYGEVVFSTSMTGYEESITDPSYRGQILVFTYPLIGNYRFTAQQLQSVRAQVKGIVVSENTSYPSADLQELLSASAVPGIEIPETRSIVRRVREKGTMKGLIIPGLMTNSLLEEKLGLLAKEKNIWETNLVSEVSTSASVGPFGTGKKIVILDFGVKRNLIRDLSRHFSVYLLPYSSSYDEVMNFEPEGVVLSSGPGDPDHADIRKNVLPVVKRLSSELPVLGVCLGHQILSLAYGGKTYKLKFGHRGINHPVRLGEKVYITSQNHGFAVDEQSLSETDLKPTQFSLNDGTVEGLELPGGTVLTTQYHPEGGPGPQDTIFVYDYFRKLVSGGRR; encoded by the coding sequence TTGAAAACCGATGGAATTCTGCTGCTCGAGGACGGAACAAGTTTTGAGGGCAGGATTTTCGGCTCTGCTACCGAATCATATGGCGAAGTCGTTTTCAGTACCTCCATGACAGGATATGAAGAGTCGATAACCGATCCTTCCTACCGGGGCCAGATACTTGTGTTCACCTACCCCCTCATCGGAAATTATCGCTTTACGGCACAACAGCTTCAGTCCGTCCGTGCCCAGGTCAAGGGCATCGTTGTATCTGAAAATACATCCTACCCGTCAGCGGACCTGCAGGAGTTGCTCAGCGCTTCAGCTGTCCCGGGCATCGAGATCCCGGAGACAAGAAGTATTGTCAGGCGCGTCAGGGAAAAGGGAACAATGAAAGGGCTCATCATACCTGGCCTGATGACAAATTCGTTGCTGGAGGAGAAACTCGGGTTACTGGCAAAAGAGAAAAATATCTGGGAAACAAATCTTGTTTCCGAAGTTAGCACTTCTGCTTCGGTTGGCCCGTTTGGCACGGGTAAGAAAATTGTCATTCTCGATTTCGGCGTCAAGAGAAATCTTATACGGGATCTTTCCAGGCATTTTTCTGTTTACCTCCTTCCATATTCATCGTCGTACGACGAAGTGATGAATTTCGAGCCTGAAGGGGTTGTTCTTTCAAGCGGACCCGGGGATCCGGACCATGCCGATATAAGGAAAAATGTTCTTCCTGTTGTCAAGCGCCTGTCTTCGGAGTTGCCTGTCCTCGGGGTATGTCTCGGACACCAGATACTCTCCCTCGCATACGGCGGTAAAACCTACAAGCTCAAGTTCGGTCACAGGGGTATAAATCATCCAGTAAGGCTTGGCGAGAAAGTCTACATCACCTCCCAGAATCATGGTTTCGCAGTCGACGAACAATCTCTTTCGGAAACAGATTTGAAACCCACCCAGTTCAGCCTCAATGACGGCACGGTGGAAGGACTGGAATTGCCGGGAGGCACAGTCTTAACTACACAGTATCATCCTGAGGGAGGTCCGGGTCCCCAGGACACAATCTTTGTGTACGATTATTTCAGAAAACTCGTTTCGGGCGGGAGGAGGTGA
- a CDS encoding DUF4382 domain-containing protein yields the protein MKLIDMKSRAIIAVAIAVIVVGAGAYYLLNSGGSLNIQIRDPLPAGWSSVYINITEVSVHNSTTGGSGGYSKPFSTPVEINLANTTNKSVFLTSLKLPNGHYQMIRLVVSGSFGVYDGKTYRISLTSPDIDIAGQFKISSASTTTVTLDFNSAQAIHGSTFTGFTMTPVVAETVS from the coding sequence ATGAAACTGATAGATATGAAGAGCAGAGCGATAATCGCAGTTGCGATAGCAGTCATTGTTGTAGGCGCTGGAGCATACTACCTGCTGAACAGCGGCGGGAGCCTGAACATACAGATCAGGGATCCTTTACCGGCCGGCTGGAGTTCGGTTTACATAAACATAACAGAAGTATCCGTACATAACTCGACTACGGGCGGCAGTGGCGGTTATTCGAAGCCATTCAGCACTCCGGTTGAAATAAATCTGGCAAACACGACAAACAAATCGGTATTCCTGACAAGTCTCAAGCTGCCTAACGGACACTATCAGATGATCAGGCTTGTGGTCAGCGGTTCATTTGGCGTATATGATGGAAAGACATACAGGATATCACTCACGAGCCCGGACATTGACATAGCAGGCCAGTTCAAGATATCATCTGCTTCAACAACCACTGTTACGCTTGATTTCAACAGTGCTCAGGCAATCCACGGTTCAACTTTCACAGGATTCACAATGACTCCTGTGGTGGCGGAAACCGTAAGCTGA
- a CDS encoding CBS domain-containing protein — protein MKLREARTTNENLFAAMGNVSVISGKLGKISIGKPQAKWPILFASPQDELTAVASKMIEFDLDEIPVMDRKTVVGVVSLKSILKGSIQPATKVKSIMLSTPELHPWSNVFDLAEAIINTGYRQIPVVDDGKLAGIADRTFLVKLISGIKEIGGISVRDVMTPSVITLNQNDFLDSAFETFRSTGVRAVPVVDNDGKMNSLLKISDLVSVVMRGKSSETAGELVGRANPVEITVSSIARREFSYLKQEDRMNRALALMSSEEVTSLPVLDNGVPVGILSKFDVAQLVMSMLVRESVYVQITGISDPDVLDMIYNEVQKTMKKIENISRPISLYIHVHSYNSEFGRIKYSLSGKLQTVERLFVAKSFDWEPVRTTQDLLSKLEGMVKEMKSIKIKSRKRRKSQRHAVSEEY, from the coding sequence ATGAAGCTGCGGGAGGCGAGGACTACGAATGAAAATCTGTTTGCCGCTATGGGAAATGTGAGTGTGATCTCGGGGAAGCTGGGCAAGATTTCCATAGGGAAGCCACAGGCAAAGTGGCCCATACTGTTCGCGTCCCCTCAGGATGAGTTGACCGCCGTTGCTTCAAAAATGATTGAATTTGATCTTGATGAAATACCTGTTATGGACAGGAAGACTGTGGTGGGAGTTGTTTCGCTGAAATCGATACTCAAGGGAAGCATACAACCTGCGACAAAGGTGAAAAGCATTATGCTGAGCACTCCGGAACTTCACCCATGGAGCAATGTTTTTGATCTGGCGGAGGCAATAATCAATACCGGTTACAGGCAGATTCCAGTAGTCGATGACGGAAAACTTGCAGGCATCGCTGATAGAACTTTTCTTGTAAAACTGATTTCAGGCATTAAGGAGATCGGTGGAATCAGCGTCAGAGATGTGATGACCCCTTCCGTTATAACGCTTAATCAGAACGACTTTCTCGACAGTGCGTTCGAAACTTTCAGGTCCACTGGCGTGAGAGCCGTCCCCGTCGTAGACAATGATGGAAAGATGAACTCGCTCCTGAAAATATCGGATCTTGTCTCAGTTGTAATGCGCGGAAAATCAAGTGAAACAGCCGGTGAACTTGTGGGAAGGGCAAATCCTGTAGAAATAACAGTAAGCAGCATTGCTCGCCGGGAGTTCAGTTATCTAAAACAGGAGGACAGAATGAACAGAGCGCTGGCATTGATGTCCTCAGAGGAGGTGACATCCCTCCCCGTCCTTGATAACGGGGTACCTGTCGGAATACTTTCAAAATTCGATGTTGCCCAGCTTGTAATGTCGATGCTTGTCAGGGAGTCTGTTTACGTGCAGATTACAGGCATTTCAGATCCGGATGTTCTTGATATGATATACAATGAGGTACAGAAGACAATGAAGAAGATTGAGAATATATCAAGACCCATATCGCTGTATATTCATGTTCACTCGTACAACAGTGAGTTTGGCCGCATCAAGTATTCGCTCAGCGGGAAACTTCAGACTGTCGAGAGGCTCTTTGTAGCCAAATCGTTCGACTGGGAACCGGTTCGCACCACGCAGGATCTTCTTTCCAAGCTTGAAGGCATGGTAAAAGAGATGAAGTCTATCAAGATCAAGTCGAGAAAGAGAAGAAAGAGCCAGCGTCATGCTGTTTCCGAGGAGTATTGA
- the glyS gene encoding glycine--tRNA ligase — MDAIKQPVQPEKSLLPMMKRRGFIWPSFEIYGGSAGFYDYGPLGLLLRENIRDMWRSIYFREGFFEIDTPCINPEKIFQASGHIKSFTDLVVECNSCHENFRADHLIDAGESAISAEYVEKLAAEMKLKCPKCGSHDFSTPVPFNLMFRTQIGPKQGKPGYLRPETPQGIFINFQNLKRFYREKLPFGVFQSGRAFRNEISPRQGMLRLREFNLMEAEVFLDPRKKEWGSLNSFRGQEYLFVPREGTEVVTTLDDALRRKFLLSKAHAYFIGLTFEFALRIGLDPERLRFRQHRKDELAHYALDCWDLEALLSSGWTEITGIADRSDYDLRSHQTVSGSDLTCFRKVGDEHVEKTLRVRAERSRLGPVFKNRSESVARAIEALRPDDIPRDGSFEIGLDGDSITISTDYFRIVEGESIPAGEHFFPHVIEPATGLDRVFYSVLEHSFETDGKKNALRLNPAIAPIKVAVFPLLNERKMTDVSRKIYQEFVNAGIEAYYDDAGSIGRRYARMDEIGTPYCITVDTFEGSVSTVTVRDRDTKKQIRVGRRNIVGKVRHLISGRKLEETGTLIGTGIADEAAGGEDYE; from the coding sequence ATGGATGCAATAAAACAGCCAGTCCAGCCGGAAAAATCACTGCTGCCGATGATGAAGCGAAGAGGTTTCATATGGCCATCGTTTGAAATTTACGGCGGATCTGCCGGTTTCTATGACTACGGTCCGCTCGGATTGCTTCTGAGGGAGAATATACGGGATATGTGGCGCTCGATTTATTTCAGAGAGGGTTTTTTTGAAATAGACACACCATGCATCAACCCTGAAAAGATTTTTCAGGCATCGGGCCACATCAAGTCATTCACGGACCTTGTTGTGGAATGCAATTCATGCCATGAGAACTTCAGGGCCGATCACCTGATAGATGCCGGTGAATCCGCAATATCTGCAGAATATGTGGAGAAGCTGGCTGCTGAAATGAAGCTGAAGTGCCCGAAATGCGGCTCGCACGATTTTTCAACACCTGTTCCTTTCAACCTGATGTTCAGAACGCAGATAGGTCCGAAGCAGGGTAAACCAGGATATCTGCGACCCGAAACTCCTCAGGGCATATTCATCAATTTTCAGAATCTCAAAAGATTTTACCGGGAGAAACTTCCGTTCGGTGTTTTTCAGTCAGGGAGGGCCTTCAGAAATGAAATTTCGCCGCGGCAGGGTATGCTTCGCCTCAGGGAGTTCAATCTGATGGAAGCTGAAGTATTTCTTGATCCGAGGAAAAAAGAGTGGGGATCCCTCAACTCGTTTCGCGGGCAGGAATACCTTTTCGTTCCCAGAGAAGGAACGGAAGTCGTCACAACATTGGATGATGCATTGAGAAGAAAGTTTCTCCTAAGCAAGGCACATGCCTATTTCATCGGCCTGACGTTTGAGTTTGCCCTCCGCATAGGGCTAGACCCTGAGCGTCTTCGTTTCAGGCAGCACAGGAAGGATGAACTGGCACATTATGCACTGGATTGCTGGGATCTGGAGGCTTTGTTGAGCAGCGGCTGGACAGAAATAACCGGTATCGCGGACAGATCCGATTACGATCTGAGATCGCATCAAACTGTCTCAGGTTCTGATCTGACTTGTTTCAGGAAAGTGGGCGATGAACATGTTGAAAAAACGCTTCGTGTCAGGGCTGAACGCTCCCGCCTGGGACCCGTTTTCAAGAACAGGAGTGAATCGGTTGCCAGGGCAATAGAAGCGCTCAGGCCGGATGACATACCGCGCGACGGTAGTTTTGAAATCGGTCTGGATGGAGACAGCATTACGATTTCAACCGACTATTTCAGAATTGTCGAAGGCGAAAGCATTCCAGCTGGAGAACATTTCTTTCCACATGTTATTGAACCCGCCACGGGTCTTGACAGGGTATTCTATTCTGTCCTTGAGCACAGCTTTGAAACTGATGGAAAGAAAAATGCTCTAAGGCTGAATCCCGCAATCGCGCCCATAAAAGTTGCAGTTTTTCCGTTGCTCAATGAACGGAAGATGACTGACGTCTCGAGGAAAATTTATCAGGAATTTGTAAATGCGGGGATTGAGGCGTATTATGATGATGCCGGCTCCATCGGCCGGAGATATGCAAGGATGGATGAGATAGGAACTCCTTACTGCATAACGGTCGATACTTTTGAGGGTAGCGTCTCTACTGTGACGGTAAGGGATCGCGATACAAAGAAACAAATACGAGTTGGGCGAAGGAATATCGTAGGGAAGGTGAGACATTTGATTTCTGGTAGAAAGCTGGAAGAAACAGGTACATTAATCGGAACTGGAATTGCTGATGAAGCTGCGGGAGGCGAGGACTACGAATGA
- a CDS encoding helix-turn-helix domain-containing protein, with product MTLKRLEIEVDFKSIEPLNSLLGRFFINNESITVLQTLFASEKIMVELLEIRRSGRMRSAEDIENRRLEISEKYGLIDFEIISMDSTAAKYTVIVKHRTPDKISPILRELAEATFLASPLKIVGDRALMTVFVEESRVKEMTEKLSQQGIYYKIHSIGKPGQLKFEGISSVQLYIVKLAKAMGYFDVPRRASTADVARMAGVTAPAVSKAIRRAERTLVERLLEEKDS from the coding sequence ATGACGCTAAAGAGATTGGAAATCGAGGTGGATTTCAAGTCGATAGAGCCGTTGAACAGCCTGCTTGGCAGGTTTTTCATCAACAATGAAAGCATCACAGTCCTTCAGACACTTTTTGCGTCGGAAAAGATAATGGTGGAGCTCCTGGAGATAAGGAGGTCCGGAAGGATGCGATCTGCCGAGGACATAGAAAACAGAAGGCTGGAAATTTCTGAAAAGTACGGACTGATAGATTTTGAAATCATAAGCATGGACAGCACTGCAGCGAAATATACTGTCATCGTAAAACACAGAACTCCGGACAAGATTTCACCAATACTCAGGGAACTCGCTGAGGCGACCTTTCTTGCATCCCCGCTGAAAATAGTTGGTGACAGGGCGCTGATGACGGTTTTCGTGGAAGAGAGCAGGGTAAAGGAAATGACTGAAAAACTCAGCCAGCAGGGAATTTATTATAAAATCCATTCAATAGGGAAACCTGGCCAACTTAAATTCGAGGGAATAAGTTCTGTCCAGCTGTATATTGTAAAACTGGCGAAGGCAATGGGGTACTTCGACGTGCCGCGGAGAGCTTCTACTGCGGACGTGGCCAGAATGGCGGGCGTCACAGCACCAGCGGTCAGCAAGGCAATCAGGCGTGCTGAACGCACGCTGGTAGAGAGACTGCTTGAAGAAAAGGATTCATGA
- a CDS encoding MBL fold metallo-hydrolase, translating into MIEVKQIKVGSMQNFSYLVFDAVELEGAIVDPSFDSSMAVSEASRRGVKLKYILLTHHHFDHVQDAEKLALRKGAKIVAHSSSPHRKDIAVDDGSHLSLGNSTIQVIHTPGHTVDSCCYLVDGKLFTGDTLFVGECGRVDLEDSSPESMFESLIVKLRALDDRTVVYPGHDYGVTPFSTIGDEKKNNYTMEKRTKDEFLKFITS; encoded by the coding sequence ATGATAGAAGTGAAGCAGATCAAGGTGGGCAGCATGCAGAACTTTTCATATCTCGTCTTCGACGCAGTCGAACTGGAAGGCGCGATTGTCGATCCTTCCTTCGACTCGAGCATGGCTGTTTCCGAGGCATCGCGTCGTGGAGTAAAACTGAAGTACATATTGCTAACACATCATCATTTCGACCATGTACAGGATGCAGAGAAACTTGCACTCCGAAAAGGCGCGAAAATAGTCGCACACTCCAGTTCCCCACACAGAAAGGACATTGCTGTCGATGATGGAAGCCATCTCAGCCTTGGAAACAGTACAATTCAGGTGATACACACTCCGGGACATACTGTAGACAGCTGCTGTTATCTGGTTGATGGAAAACTCTTTACCGGTGACACGCTGTTCGTCGGAGAGTGCGGCCGTGTGGATCTTGAAGACAGCAGTCCTGAAAGCATGTTTGAAAGCCTAATCGTTAAACTGCGCGCCCTTGACGACAGAACAGTTGTCTATCCTGGCCACGATTATGGCGTCACACCTTTCTCAACAATAGGCGATGAAAAGAAAAATAACTATACAATGGAGAAGCGGACAAAGGACGAATTTCTGAAATTCATTACATCATGA
- a CDS encoding amidase produces MGENTLVRDCCNAFVNTTKLPPFKSGNLSGLSFAVKDNIFTGGVRTTACSRILQDFIPDYDAFIVKQIRLSGGEIIGKTNNHEFAVGTTNTSSIFGAVRNPCSSDCISGGSSGGSAAAVASGAVDIGIGTDTGGSVRIPSALCGVAGFKPSTGLIPTEGVIPLSRTMDAIGIIAKDVASIRTVFESVLPQNSRAIVRPEKDIKSLGLMLFDDGPVSKKLLKKVECLAGEYEISEISIPSLEERGGSLRRKITSAEGASYHRKWLETKRDLYFPDVREVLLAGLKTGTSDYIEAWNLLKGIIKEYDAVFSRIGAILSPTTKTVAPKISDVIGRELHFRDSLLGNTELFNAVFAPSVSINACEMDGLPAGLMISGSRNDDFAVLRLAETIGKKLKNL; encoded by the coding sequence ATGGGCGAAAACACACTTGTAAGGGACTGCTGCAATGCATTCGTGAATACGACTAAACTTCCTCCGTTTAAGAGCGGCAATCTTTCCGGACTCAGTTTTGCCGTTAAAGATAATATTTTTACCGGAGGCGTCAGGACGACTGCCTGCTCGAGAATCCTCCAGGATTTTATCCCAGATTATGATGCGTTCATAGTAAAGCAAATCAGACTCAGCGGCGGTGAAATAATAGGTAAGACAAACAACCATGAATTCGCAGTCGGCACAACCAACACCTCATCTATCTTCGGTGCAGTGCGCAATCCATGTTCCAGCGACTGCATCAGCGGAGGTTCCAGCGGCGGTTCTGCCGCTGCTGTAGCCTCCGGTGCAGTCGACATCGGAATCGGGACAGATACCGGCGGTTCTGTGCGGATTCCCTCAGCTCTCTGCGGTGTCGCGGGCTTCAAACCTTCGACGGGTCTGATACCGACTGAGGGTGTCATACCTCTGAGCCGAACAATGGATGCTATCGGCATTATTGCAAAGGATGTTGCCTCTATCAGAACTGTCTTTGAGTCTGTTCTTCCCCAAAATTCAAGAGCCATTGTCCGTCCCGAGAAGGATATTAAGAGTCTCGGGCTAATGCTGTTTGACGACGGTCCCGTTTCAAAAAAACTTCTTAAAAAGGTGGAATGCCTGGCAGGTGAATATGAGATCAGCGAAATTTCAATTCCTTCACTGGAAGAAAGAGGAGGCTCGTTGCGCAGAAAGATAACTTCGGCGGAGGGAGCCTCCTATCACAGAAAATGGCTTGAGACAAAAAGGGACCTTTATTTTCCTGACGTCAGAGAAGTTCTTTTGGCAGGACTTAAAACGGGAACTTCCGATTATATCGAAGCATGGAATTTATTGAAGGGTATAATCAAGGAATATGATGCCGTCTTTTCAAGAATCGGCGCAATACTTTCACCTACGACGAAAACAGTAGCTCCAAAAATATCCGATGTCATTGGAAGAGAACTTCATTTCCGTGACTCTCTTCTTGGAAATACGGAACTGTTCAATGCCGTTTTTGCACCTTCGGTTTCTATCAATGCGTGCGAGATGGATGGACTCCCGGCCGGACTGATGATCAGCGGCAGCAGAAACGACGATTTTGCCGTCCTGCGTCTGGCTGAAACAATCGGAAAAAAGCTGAAAAATCTGTAA
- a CDS encoding GNAT family N-acetyltransferase, which translates to MRTVAEDDAKSTCDVCQDTDINVRMASIGDLQGLENIERSCFEYGRYSSSVLRGFLLHPFSITYVAEMEKRIVASEIIFLHRKSVEVASLAVMPEVRGRGFGTVLLRKAEDMARRHAIKLLTLHVDVNNLSAIGLYKKEGYLICERITEYYGKGKDAFYLTKNIE; encoded by the coding sequence ATGAGAACAGTGGCAGAAGACGATGCCAAAAGCACCTGTGATGTCTGTCAGGATACAGACATTAACGTCAGAATGGCCAGCATAGGCGATCTTCAGGGACTTGAGAACATCGAACGGTCATGTTTTGAATATGGAAGATACAGTTCTTCTGTTTTGAGGGGTTTTTTGCTTCATCCATTCTCCATAACTTATGTGGCAGAAATGGAAAAGCGGATTGTTGCATCGGAAATAATTTTTTTGCATAGAAAATCAGTGGAAGTTGCATCGCTGGCAGTCATGCCTGAAGTGCGTGGCAGGGGATTTGGCACAGTACTGCTCAGGAAGGCAGAAGATATGGCCAGGCGACACGCAATCAAACTGCTCACGCTGCATGTAGACGTGAATAACCTGTCGGCAATCGGTCTGTACAAGAAGGAAGGATATCTCATATGCGAGCGTATAACCGAATACTATGGCAAGGGAAAGGATGCTTTTTATCTGACGAAAAACATTGAATGA
- a CDS encoding metallophosphoesterase family protein, which yields MRRWFKLAKKKGVKGLHFDARRVAILSDIHGNSVALNAVVEEISTMGVDVIISLGDVAATGPAPISTLAILRKLNIPSVMGNTDDRMINPDSTKFNPERGSEIPEIDAWCARMLGKQDIAYILSFLPLLHVKFKEQRMLCFHGSPASNTEVIDAHTGSDKLEGIFRDHSADLLAGGHTHVQMLRRHGSSYIVNPGSVGLPYRLEADGKHYRPVIAEYAIVELKGKNVSIDFRCVGYDFGELADVVEKSGMPHADWWISKWKRS from the coding sequence ATCCGGCGGTGGTTCAAACTGGCTAAGAAAAAAGGTGTAAAGGGCCTTCATTTCGATGCAAGGAGAGTCGCGATACTCTCAGACATACATGGAAACTCGGTTGCGCTCAATGCTGTTGTCGAGGAAATCAGCACAATGGGTGTTGATGTCATAATCAGCCTCGGGGATGTGGCAGCCACCGGTCCTGCTCCCATCAGCACACTCGCAATCCTCAGGAAACTGAATATCCCATCTGTCATGGGAAACACGGATGACAGAATGATAAACCCTGATTCAACCAAATTCAATCCGGAGAGAGGGTCTGAAATTCCTGAAATAGATGCCTGGTGCGCACGTATGCTTGGCAAGCAGGATATAGCCTATATTTTGTCATTCCTGCCGCTCCTGCACGTTAAATTCAAAGAACAGCGGATGCTCTGTTTCCATGGCTCTCCCGCATCAAATACAGAGGTTATAGATGCGCATACAGGCAGTGATAAACTGGAAGGAATTTTCAGGGATCATTCGGCGGATTTACTTGCAGGAGGGCACACGCATGTACAGATGCTCAGGAGGCATGGTTCGTCTTACATCGTGAATCCGGGAAGTGTGGGCCTTCCTTACAGGTTGGAGGCAGACGGAAAACATTATAGACCAGTCATTGCAGAATATGCAATAGTCGAGCTTAAGGGGAAAAACGTTTCGATCGACTTCAGATGTGTAGGCTATGACTTCGGTGAACTTGCAGACGTTGTGGAAAAGAGCGGGATGCCACATGCCGACTGGTGGATTTCAAAGTGGAAGCGAAGTTGA
- the sat gene encoding sulfate adenylyltransferase translates to MIPSPYGGKLVNGIPGENELLRRREEASEIPAIKPLIDQIYDAEKICTGAYSPLEGFMGREDFKNVLDRSMLSNGMPWTMPIFLAPAGKDNEAVLKEAGESDMLSILDTSGIPFAIIRVGEKFTISREEIAKKIYGTTDKAHPNVSDLSQMGEIAISGKVQLIRMTRHTKFEYTPLETRELFQKNGWRNVAGYQARNPPHTAHEYIQRATLERDDIDALFIQPVIGKLKKGDYRPEVIMEAYEVFVSHYYRSDRVLLASLSISMRYAGPKAVLFYAIVRRNFGCSHYIVGRDQAGVGSYYDPYAGHRIFDNFDVGIVPLKYEETFYCKVCNGMASRKVCPHGDEFHENTSQTRIRKLLSEGKPLPSEILRPEVAEVLRKGDVINI, encoded by the coding sequence ATGATACCGTCCCCTTATGGTGGAAAACTTGTCAACGGCATTCCCGGCGAAAACGAATTACTTAGGCGGAGAGAGGAAGCATCCGAGATCCCGGCGATAAAACCGTTGATAGACCAGATATATGATGCTGAAAAAATATGTACAGGAGCCTATAGTCCCCTGGAAGGCTTTATGGGGAGGGAAGATTTCAAAAACGTCTTGGACAGAAGCATGCTTTCGAACGGAATGCCCTGGACAATGCCCATATTTCTGGCGCCCGCAGGAAAGGACAATGAAGCTGTCCTGAAAGAAGCGGGCGAATCGGATATGCTGTCCATCCTGGATACGTCCGGAATTCCATTTGCTATTATCAGGGTTGGGGAGAAATTCACAATATCGCGGGAGGAGATTGCAAAGAAGATATATGGAACGACCGACAAAGCTCATCCGAACGTTTCTGATCTGTCACAGATGGGTGAAATCGCCATCTCAGGAAAAGTTCAGCTTATCAGAATGACTCGGCATACTAAATTTGAATACACGCCGCTTGAGACCCGGGAGCTCTTTCAGAAGAATGGCTGGAGGAATGTGGCTGGTTACCAGGCAAGGAACCCGCCGCATACCGCTCATGAATATATTCAGAGGGCAACACTTGAAAGGGATGATATAGATGCACTTTTCATACAGCCGGTAATAGGAAAGCTCAAGAAGGGTGATTACAGGCCAGAAGTCATAATGGAGGCATATGAAGTATTCGTCTCTCACTATTATCGGAGCGACAGGGTGCTGCTCGCTTCACTTTCGATATCAATGCGGTATGCAGGACCAAAAGCGGTTCTTTTCTATGCTATCGTGAGAAGAAATTTTGGGTGTTCCCATTATATTGTAGGCAGGGATCAGGCCGGTGTGGGCAGCTATTATGACCCTTACGCCGGGCATAGAATATTCGACAATTTCGACGTTGGTATTGTGCCGCTCAAGTATGAGGAAACATTCTACTGCAAAGTCTGCAATGGAATGGCTTCAAGAAAAGTATGCCCTCATGGAGATGAATTTCACGAGAACACGAGTCAAACAAGGATAAGAAAACTACTTTCAGAGGGGAAACCGCTTCCGTCTGAAATTCTCAGACCGGAAGTTGCTGAAGTGCTGAGGAAGGGCGATGTCATTAACATCTGA